A single region of the Salicibibacter cibi genome encodes:
- a CDS encoding MarR family winged helix-turn-helix transcriptional regulator has product MHEHQIIFQDIVEMMKSIERSLIRQQQLPTFDAISLTKRQESILMYIFSTENVTMSDIASYFDISRSAVSQTLNKLEEQDIIVRSINKENRRELNLSLGKNGEKLHQEYKRIEEMFVQDYFSKIKTEDLRQVRDIIRKLQGIIVKEETP; this is encoded by the coding sequence TTGCATGAGCATCAGATTATCTTTCAGGATATCGTAGAAATGATGAAAAGCATTGAGCGAAGTCTGATTCGGCAACAGCAACTTCCGACCTTCGATGCCATCAGTTTGACGAAAAGGCAAGAATCGATTTTGATGTACATTTTTTCTACTGAAAACGTAACGATGTCCGACATCGCTTCTTATTTTGACATTTCTCGAAGTGCCGTCAGTCAAACGTTAAATAAACTGGAAGAACAAGATATTATCGTTCGTTCGATCAATAAAGAAAATCGCAGGGAATTAAACCTTTCGTTGGGAAAAAACGGAGAAAAGCTTCATCAGGAATATAAAAGAATCGAAGAAATGTTTGTTCAGGATTACTTCTCAAAAATAAAGACGGAAGATCTGCGACAAGTTCGAGATATTATTCGCAAGCTTCAAGGCATTATTGTTAAAGAAGAAACGCCATAA
- a CDS encoding MarR family winged helix-turn-helix transcriptional regulator has translation MDQDEYESIRQMLDSFRKIDQRLYQIMKEEADKLDVTIMQTLVLTGLSKNPNSTLGDIAEGMYSSNSTMSGIVDRLVKANYVIREHAQSDRRSLTLRLTQEGGRKQKEAYRQIMHRLSTQLNDYTSEDLDHLLNAHDDLLKQLQSEELPEHER, from the coding sequence ATGGATCAAGATGAATATGAGAGCATTCGCCAAATGTTGGATTCTTTTCGTAAAATTGACCAAAGGCTCTATCAAATCATGAAGGAAGAAGCGGACAAGCTCGACGTCACCATTATGCAAACGTTAGTCCTTACAGGATTGTCCAAGAATCCGAATAGTACTCTTGGTGACATCGCCGAAGGGATGTATTCCAGCAATAGTACAATGAGTGGGATCGTTGATCGTCTTGTAAAGGCGAACTATGTGATCAGAGAACATGCACAATCGGATCGTCGTTCACTGACGTTGCGTCTGACACAAGAAGGGGGACGCAAACAAAAAGAAGCTTACAGGCAAATCATGCATCGGTTATCGACCCAATTAAATGATTATACCTCCGAGGATTTGGATCATCTCTTGAACGCTCATGATGACCTTTTGAAACAATTACAATCTGAAGAGCTACCTGAACATGAACGATGA
- a CDS encoding MOSC domain-containing protein has protein sequence MTTAYVRQLFTGKVKQAGDPNATSPMDKPWESGIFKTVTKEQTWASETGLIGDEVADKKTHGGPEKAIFSYPIKHYDYWKKDLGTDAIDVGGMGENLAVLDIDESSVCIGDTYRFGDALLQVSQPRRPCWKPARRFQTMDLALRIQNSGRTGWYFRVLQEGYVRAGVHLELIERPYPEWTIQACNNVMYIDKDNLQLVEKLASCELLATNWKRTLNKRILGQSSSSEKRVYGPNKH, from the coding sequence ATGACAACAGCCTATGTACGGCAATTATTTACCGGAAAAGTAAAGCAAGCGGGAGATCCAAATGCCACATCGCCAATGGATAAGCCGTGGGAAAGCGGTATTTTCAAAACGGTAACAAAGGAGCAGACTTGGGCGAGCGAAACCGGGCTTATCGGGGATGAAGTCGCCGATAAAAAAACTCATGGCGGACCGGAAAAAGCCATTTTTTCCTATCCAATCAAGCATTACGATTATTGGAAAAAAGATCTGGGGACGGACGCCATTGATGTCGGCGGCATGGGAGAGAATTTGGCTGTCCTTGATATAGATGAATCATCCGTCTGTATCGGGGATACGTACAGATTTGGCGATGCATTGCTTCAAGTGTCCCAACCAAGGCGCCCTTGCTGGAAGCCGGCAAGAAGATTTCAAACGATGGATCTTGCGTTAAGAATTCAAAATAGCGGCAGAACCGGATGGTATTTCCGAGTTTTACAGGAGGGCTACGTACGAGCAGGCGTCCATTTGGAATTGATCGAACGGCCATATCCGGAATGGACAATACAGGCATGCAATAACGTGATGTATATTGATAAAGATAATCTGCAACTGGTCGAGAAACTGGCATCATGCGAACTTTTGGCGACAAATTGGAAGCGTACGTTAAATAAGCGTATCCTCGGTCAATCTTCTTCCTCAGAAAAACGGGTATATGGACCGAATAAACACTAA
- a CDS encoding efflux RND transporter permease subunit — protein sequence MKISNFSIKRPKFTIVIMLLFLIVGAVSLTRLPLQLFPDVEAPVAAVATSYEGAGPEEVLNDVTEELEGELAATSGLQDMTSQSAEGSSIIILEFSQDTSIDDVETDIVSTITQAELPDDAGQPSFIEFDPSMLPSMQLAVSANGDEVSDFQDDALDMQQELSRVDGVADVDEAGSITELYEVELNQDDLNDANMQQSDVVDMIQGNDIAVPGGIVEDEDRNITTRVLSELTDQEDLEELVISQDPETGDDITLDDVASISFSTEDEDAITRANQEAAMQFSVMQESDANATQLEQEFNDELAALLQEDAYEDLSVVTLYSEGEFIQEAVDNVVVMLVTGGILAMLVLFAFLRNLKTPFIIGLSMPFSIIVTFALFFFTDISLNMLTLGGLALGIGMLVDNSIVVIENIYRHLSMRKSPKQAAYEGTREVGTAITASTLTTIAVFLPVVFITGMVGDLFAPLAIAVSFSLLASLGVALTVVPMIASRVLSMPSENTEEERQRTSRLVNFVEKGTKWALRRRFVVVTITLILFAIGILGLTTAGMEFMPDADEGSFMVEVEHDFGTQLEQTEETVAEIEEEIDDHPEIDNYLSTIGSSAMDEGLSEESHIAEVMINLVPVNDRNMDTMEFSEMVESDLDNIDTDAEIDVSVMSQAAMGDPNTFVFSVNDPDRERLEETADDLVDELEDESGINQVDTSLEETAPELQVLIDEDDAREEGLVPAQIAESVNEQTTGVTATTIQSNGNDLYEVNVRAEDELTESVENFESLTIQNEDGDNISLSDVADIEEDEEPATIERADMIPSVEFDVVYGSGYNLGDITPLVEDVVADYELDDEAEYVVGGDQEMLDDAIGSMVLAFVLGIIFIYLVMVAQFESFKYPFVIMFTVPFFVIGVMLALTVTQTPVSIVAMIGILVLTGIVINNAIVLVDYANQKKAQGMRAYDAIVTAVQDRVRPILITAITTILGVVPLSLGIGEGAEIQQPMAIVVIGGLISSTFLTLFVIPVIYSFVDPDIRSMNKKYMTPEGDVVYARDLPPKGDGNEIEETGEDGKEQGEDVTESSKEQSSDEREKDLSNDDVMDALEEILRRRKRDK from the coding sequence GTGAAGATATCCAATTTTTCTATCAAGAGACCAAAATTTACGATTGTCATTATGCTCTTATTTTTAATTGTGGGCGCTGTTTCCTTGACACGGCTGCCGCTTCAGCTTTTTCCGGATGTAGAGGCTCCGGTGGCCGCAGTAGCTACAAGTTATGAAGGGGCGGGCCCGGAAGAGGTCCTTAATGATGTGACCGAAGAGCTGGAAGGGGAGCTGGCGGCAACGTCCGGTTTGCAGGATATGACGTCCCAATCGGCTGAAGGGTCTTCCATCATTATTCTGGAATTTAGCCAGGACACATCGATTGATGATGTTGAAACGGATATTGTCTCGACGATTACACAGGCGGAGCTTCCGGATGATGCCGGGCAACCGTCGTTCATAGAATTTGACCCTTCCATGCTCCCGAGCATGCAGCTCGCCGTCTCGGCAAACGGGGATGAGGTCAGTGACTTCCAAGATGATGCTTTAGACATGCAACAAGAGTTATCTCGAGTAGATGGTGTTGCGGACGTAGATGAAGCCGGATCCATCACTGAACTCTATGAAGTAGAGCTCAATCAAGATGATTTAAATGACGCCAATATGCAGCAAAGTGATGTTGTTGACATGATCCAGGGAAATGACATTGCCGTTCCCGGTGGCATTGTTGAGGATGAAGATCGTAATATCACTACGCGTGTATTAAGTGAGCTGACGGATCAGGAAGATCTGGAAGAGCTCGTGATTTCCCAGGACCCGGAAACCGGAGACGACATCACGCTTGATGACGTTGCCAGCATTTCTTTCTCAACGGAAGATGAGGATGCCATTACCCGGGCGAACCAGGAAGCCGCCATGCAGTTCAGTGTCATGCAAGAGTCTGATGCGAATGCGACTCAATTAGAGCAAGAATTCAACGATGAACTGGCGGCGTTGCTGCAAGAGGACGCTTATGAAGATTTATCGGTCGTTACGCTTTACAGTGAAGGGGAATTTATTCAAGAGGCCGTGGACAATGTCGTTGTCATGTTAGTGACTGGCGGTATCCTTGCGATGTTGGTTCTTTTTGCCTTCTTACGTAATTTAAAAACACCATTTATTATAGGGCTCTCCATGCCATTTTCCATTATTGTCACCTTTGCCCTCTTTTTCTTTACCGATATCAGTTTGAATATGTTGACGCTCGGGGGGCTTGCGCTCGGTATCGGAATGTTGGTCGATAATTCCATTGTTGTGATCGAAAACATATATCGGCACCTATCAATGCGAAAATCGCCGAAACAAGCAGCTTATGAAGGAACAAGAGAAGTAGGAACAGCCATCACAGCTTCAACGCTGACGACGATCGCTGTCTTCCTCCCCGTTGTGTTTATAACGGGAATGGTCGGAGACTTATTTGCACCTTTGGCTATAGCTGTTTCGTTTAGCCTATTGGCTTCATTGGGTGTTGCGCTTACCGTCGTACCGATGATTGCCAGTCGAGTATTAAGCATGCCATCGGAAAACACAGAAGAAGAGCGACAAAGAACATCCCGTCTCGTCAACTTTGTGGAGAAGGGGACGAAATGGGCGCTTAGACGACGATTCGTTGTCGTTACGATCACATTGATTCTGTTTGCCATTGGAATATTGGGGCTTACAACCGCCGGGATGGAATTTATGCCTGATGCCGATGAAGGCTCATTTATGGTTGAAGTTGAACATGACTTTGGGACACAACTGGAACAAACGGAAGAAACTGTTGCCGAAATCGAAGAAGAAATTGACGATCATCCCGAGATTGATAATTACTTGAGCACGATCGGATCCAGTGCCATGGATGAAGGCTTAAGTGAAGAAAGCCATATTGCCGAGGTCATGATTAATTTGGTGCCGGTGAACGATCGAAATATGGATACAATGGAATTCTCGGAAATGGTTGAAAGTGATCTTGATAATATTGATACAGATGCCGAAATAGACGTTAGTGTGATGTCTCAGGCAGCGATGGGAGATCCAAATACTTTTGTCTTCTCAGTCAACGATCCTGATCGTGAACGCCTGGAGGAAACAGCAGATGACTTGGTAGATGAATTGGAAGATGAATCCGGGATTAATCAGGTAGATACCAGTTTGGAAGAGACAGCCCCGGAACTGCAGGTGCTCATTGATGAAGATGATGCCAGAGAAGAAGGCCTTGTTCCGGCTCAAATTGCCGAGAGCGTCAATGAGCAAACCACGGGCGTAACAGCAACGACCATCCAATCGAATGGGAACGACCTGTACGAAGTCAATGTTCGAGCCGAGGACGAACTAACGGAAAGCGTGGAGAATTTTGAATCGCTCACGATTCAAAATGAAGATGGCGACAACATCTCCTTATCAGATGTGGCTGATATTGAAGAAGATGAAGAGCCTGCGACCATCGAACGTGCCGATATGATTCCTTCGGTTGAATTTGATGTTGTCTATGGAAGTGGATATAATCTAGGGGATATAACCCCGCTTGTCGAGGACGTTGTGGCAGATTATGAGCTGGATGACGAAGCCGAGTACGTTGTTGGCGGAGATCAGGAAATGCTGGATGATGCGATAGGCAGCATGGTACTTGCCTTTGTACTCGGGATCATCTTTATATACCTTGTCATGGTGGCCCAATTCGAGTCCTTTAAGTACCCATTTGTGATCATGTTTACGGTTCCGTTCTTTGTCATTGGCGTTATGCTGGCATTGACGGTTACACAAACCCCCGTCAGCATCGTCGCCATGATAGGGATTCTTGTCCTTACCGGAATTGTCATTAACAATGCCATCGTGCTCGTCGATTATGCCAATCAGAAAAAAGCGCAGGGCATGAGGGCATATGATGCAATAGTGACGGCCGTTCAAGATCGGGTCCGTCCGATATTAATCACGGCCATTACGACGATTTTAGGGGTTGTACCGCTTTCTCTCGGTATCGGTGAAGGTGCGGAAATTCAACAACCCATGGCGATTGTTGTGATCGGCGGTTTAATCAGCAGTACCTTCTTAACGCTCTTTGTCATCCCGGTTATCTACAGCTTTGTGGATCCTGATATTCGAAGCATGAACAAGAAGTATATGACACCTGAAGGAGACGTTGTCTACGCAAGAGATTTACCTCCAAAGGGGGATGGGAACGAGATAGAAGAAACAGGCGAAGACGGAAAAGAACAAGGAGAAGACGTTACCGAATCATCGAAAGAACAATCCAGCGATGAACGAGAAAAAGATCTATCCAATGATGATGTTATGGATGCATTAGAGGAAATTCTTCGCCGCAGAAAACGAGATAAATAA
- the spx gene encoding transcriptional regulator Spx, protein MVILLTSTGSTSCRLARRWLEEHHIPFTERDIFAEPLSVEEVKAIMCMTENGTDELISKRSKAFQKLNVDVDELSLQHLFKLVSQHPGLLRKPIIFDHKRLQVGYQEEDMRRFLSRQIRSYRLQEARKKEFFINE, encoded by the coding sequence TTGGTTATTTTACTGACATCAACGGGATCCACTTCATGCCGATTAGCGAGAAGATGGTTGGAAGAACATCACATCCCTTTTACAGAGCGAGATATCTTTGCGGAACCCCTTTCCGTTGAAGAGGTGAAGGCTATTATGTGTATGACGGAAAATGGGACGGATGAGCTTATATCCAAACGTTCCAAGGCGTTTCAGAAATTAAACGTTGACGTTGATGAATTGTCTTTGCAGCATTTGTTTAAACTGGTCAGCCAACATCCGGGGCTACTGCGAAAACCGATCATTTTTGATCATAAACGTCTTCAAGTCGGGTATCAGGAAGAGGACATGCGCCGATTCTTATCAAGACAAATTCGGTCCTATCGCTTACAGGAAGCGCGAAAAAAGGAATTCTTCATCAATGAATGA
- a CDS encoding sodium:solute symporter family protein, producing the protein MQDLRFSGIDSIIILLAYAVIMVIIGWLAGRGENIGKSVSKYYLAGRNLGIITLFFTLYATQYSGNTIIGYAPQAYREGFSWIQSVPMLTIVIGVYLLYAPRLYTIAKKAKFITPTDWVRYRFQSKQVTILAIILMLWGIGNFFLEQIVAIGTAVSGLTGGTIPYGVAVIGFIIVMLTYEWLGGMKAVATTDVLQGSILLIGVIVMLIGGITLSSGGATSISENIAAIDQERIGVPDLFTNINWISMIVLAGFGAALYPQAIQRIYSTKSERTFKKSLARLAWMPPITVGVVFILGIIAIQLYPGLSVTESEEIIGLLANDIADLNLFYYWMMIIFFGAIVGAIVSTADSVLLSFSSIISHDVYGKYINSSASEKRKIKVGKLTGIVLVGLILWIAWNPPGTLYQIFVLKLEFLIQLVPVFILGLYWKRLSSGPVFWGMLIGAIVAAGMTIAGYETVFGIHGGLYGLTINIIICVVGSLMIPMNQEKRKKAEILTAIKTKTNNDLST; encoded by the coding sequence ATGCAAGACCTAAGATTTTCTGGTATCGATTCCATTATTATTTTACTGGCTTATGCGGTAATCATGGTAATCATTGGCTGGTTAGCCGGCAGAGGAGAAAATATAGGGAAGAGCGTTAGTAAATATTATCTTGCCGGACGTAACCTTGGAATAATCACACTATTCTTCACTCTTTACGCTACGCAATACAGCGGAAACACCATTATTGGTTATGCGCCACAAGCTTATCGCGAAGGATTTTCATGGATTCAGTCCGTTCCAATGCTAACAATTGTTATTGGCGTTTATTTATTATATGCCCCACGCTTGTATACGATCGCCAAAAAGGCCAAGTTTATTACACCTACCGATTGGGTTAGATATCGCTTTCAATCTAAGCAAGTGACCATTCTGGCAATTATCCTCATGCTTTGGGGGATTGGGAACTTTTTCCTAGAGCAAATCGTTGCAATAGGTACCGCGGTTTCTGGCTTAACAGGGGGGACGATCCCTTACGGCGTCGCTGTTATTGGATTTATTATCGTGATGCTTACATATGAATGGCTTGGGGGAATGAAGGCAGTTGCAACGACTGACGTATTGCAAGGGAGTATCTTATTAATAGGAGTCATTGTCATGCTCATTGGGGGTATCACGCTTAGCAGTGGAGGGGCAACAAGCATAAGTGAAAATATCGCTGCCATTGATCAGGAAAGAATTGGCGTTCCTGACCTATTTACGAATATAAATTGGATAAGCATGATTGTTTTAGCTGGCTTCGGAGCCGCGCTTTACCCGCAAGCAATTCAAAGAATTTATTCCACCAAGAGTGAACGAACGTTTAAAAAATCATTGGCACGATTAGCTTGGATGCCGCCAATTACTGTCGGAGTAGTATTCATCTTGGGAATCATTGCGATTCAATTATATCCGGGTCTGAGTGTTACAGAGTCAGAAGAAATTATTGGCCTGCTTGCAAATGATATCGCCGATCTCAATTTATTCTATTATTGGATGATGATTATCTTTTTCGGTGCCATTGTTGGAGCGATTGTTTCCACTGCTGATTCTGTATTGTTAAGTTTTTCCTCGATCATCTCACACGACGTTTACGGAAAATACATCAATTCGTCAGCATCTGAAAAACGTAAAATTAAAGTAGGAAAACTTACAGGCATTGTCTTGGTAGGTCTAATACTGTGGATAGCGTGGAATCCACCCGGAACATTATACCAAATATTTGTGTTGAAATTAGAATTTCTTATTCAGCTAGTTCCTGTTTTCATACTTGGACTTTACTGGAAACGATTGTCATCCGGCCCGGTTTTTTGGGGGATGCTGATCGGAGCAATTGTCGCGGCAGGAATGACCATTGCCGGATATGAAACAGTTTTCGGTATTCACGGTGGTCTCTATGGTTTAACAATCAACATTATTATCTGTGTGGTCGGTTCACTGATGATTCCAATGAATCAAGAGAAAAGGAAAAAAGCGGAAATATTAACAGCAATCAAAACTAAAACAAACAATGATCTTTCAACCTAA
- a CDS encoding MDR family MFS transporter — protein MNEHENYNRVLIAGLLIAGSFIAVLNQTLMITAIPPIMEEMNITANTAQWLTTVFMLVNGIMIPVSAFLIEKFTTRQLFLTAMAVFTLGTLLGGVATNFPSLLTARIIQSAGAGVMLPLMQTVFLLIFPVERRGTAMGYIGLVISFAPAIGPTISGWVTSNFEWRFLFWGILPLAVIMMIVAYFIMRNVTDRKNPSVDPRSIILSTFGFGGLLYGFTSAGNYGWGSPITLTVLAVGTVTIVIFILRQLRMGHPMLEMRVFKQRIFTLSTIICAIGFLGLIGLETIIPLYLQNMRGFTAMEAGLVLLPGALLAGLLAPITGRIFDRIGAKALAIPGLILMTISTFAFLFVDTTTSLMFIAVMFAIRMFGFSMVMMPVNTAGLNTMPPKLIPHGAAVTNTVRQMAASIGTAVLVTTMTTSAQVSDGSPNIAHPEIFGAIVSFGLMGLLTAIALLLAFQLKKTYPPTDEEWDEEYMGDKRRRETA, from the coding sequence ATGAATGAACATGAAAATTATAATAGAGTATTGATCGCAGGGCTCTTAATTGCCGGTTCTTTTATCGCTGTATTGAACCAGACGTTAATGATTACGGCTATCCCTCCGATCATGGAAGAAATGAATATTACCGCGAATACGGCCCAATGGTTAACTACCGTGTTTATGCTCGTCAATGGAATTATGATCCCGGTTTCCGCGTTTTTGATTGAAAAATTTACGACACGGCAACTTTTTTTGACGGCAATGGCTGTTTTCACGCTTGGGACATTGCTCGGCGGGGTGGCGACCAATTTTCCTTCTTTGCTGACGGCGCGCATTATTCAATCCGCCGGGGCAGGTGTTATGCTCCCGCTCATGCAAACGGTTTTCCTCCTCATATTTCCGGTGGAACGGCGCGGAACGGCCATGGGCTATATCGGCCTCGTCATTTCGTTTGCGCCTGCAATCGGCCCAACAATCTCCGGTTGGGTCACGTCTAATTTTGAGTGGCGTTTTTTATTTTGGGGTATTTTACCACTAGCTGTTATTATGATGATTGTGGCCTATTTTATCATGAGGAATGTGACCGATCGTAAAAATCCGAGCGTTGATCCACGATCCATCATTTTGTCGACCTTCGGTTTCGGCGGATTGTTGTACGGTTTTACGAGTGCCGGGAACTACGGATGGGGCAGCCCGATTACACTTACTGTTTTGGCGGTTGGAACCGTGACCATCGTAATTTTTATACTTCGACAGCTTCGTATGGGGCATCCGATGCTGGAAATGCGTGTTTTTAAGCAGCGCATCTTCACCCTTTCGACGATCATATGCGCGATTGGTTTTTTGGGACTGATTGGTTTGGAGACCATCATCCCTTTATACTTGCAAAACATGCGTGGGTTTACAGCCATGGAAGCGGGGCTCGTATTATTGCCCGGTGCTTTGCTTGCCGGATTGTTGGCTCCGATCACAGGCCGCATTTTCGATCGGATCGGTGCGAAGGCACTCGCGATACCAGGCCTTATATTGATGACAATCTCGACATTTGCGTTTCTTTTCGTTGATACAACCACCTCACTTATGTTTATAGCAGTGATGTTTGCGATTCGAATGTTCGGTTTTTCTATGGTAATGATGCCGGTAAATACTGCCGGGCTGAATACAATGCCGCCAAAATTGATCCCGCATGGAGCGGCGGTAACCAATACGGTGCGACAAATGGCCGCCTCCATTGGAACGGCTGTGCTAGTGACGACAATGACAACATCCGCGCAGGTGAGTGACGGAAGCCCAAATATTGCTCATCCGGAAATCTTCGGCGCGATCGTTTCCTTTGGTTTGATGGGTCTTTTAACCGCCATCGCGTTACTGCTCGCTTTTCAATTGAAAAAAACGTACCCTCCGACAGATGAAGAATGGGATGAGGAGTACATGGGGGATAAAAGGCGCCGGGAAACGGCTTAA
- a CDS encoding hydroxymethylglutaryl-CoA lyase — MNWNFSDFVEIQDVCPRDGLQMETNIISTDKKVELINALSNTGISAIQVTSTVHPKAVPQLSDAEEVMEKINRKPGVSYSVLVPNERGAERAIPMKADEWELMLSVTESHSLSNANKTVDEGIKEHERVARLAKKNGDIKIRGAMATAFGCPFEGKVPFENILYVAQAYYSMGIRSMAVADTIGTADPKLVYTVMEKLKNHFPDVAFSLHLHNTRGLAIANILAGIDAGVRSFDAALGGIGGCPFAPGATGNVATEDVVHMLDLMGINNGIHLRDLLETANELKQTVDHDLDSAVYRAGPSHSRLSTLK, encoded by the coding sequence ATGAACTGGAACTTTAGTGATTTTGTGGAAATACAAGATGTATGCCCCCGTGATGGACTACAAATGGAAACGAACATTATCTCAACGGATAAAAAAGTGGAGTTAATTAATGCGTTATCCAATACTGGCATCTCTGCTATTCAGGTTACATCCACTGTTCATCCAAAGGCAGTGCCTCAATTATCGGATGCGGAAGAAGTAATGGAAAAAATAAACCGAAAACCAGGAGTGTCTTATAGTGTATTAGTACCCAATGAACGTGGAGCAGAACGGGCGATACCCATGAAAGCTGACGAATGGGAATTGATGTTGTCTGTAACTGAATCCCATAGCCTTTCCAATGCAAACAAAACAGTTGATGAAGGGATTAAAGAACATGAAAGGGTTGCACGTCTTGCTAAAAAGAATGGGGATATAAAGATTCGAGGAGCAATGGCCACGGCTTTTGGATGCCCTTTTGAAGGAAAGGTCCCGTTTGAAAATATCTTATATGTAGCACAAGCTTACTATTCAATGGGGATACGATCAATGGCCGTTGCAGATACAATTGGGACGGCAGATCCAAAACTCGTTTATACAGTGATGGAGAAGTTGAAAAACCATTTTCCGGATGTTGCGTTTAGTCTTCATTTGCATAATACAAGGGGGTTAGCCATTGCAAACATTTTAGCAGGTATTGATGCAGGTGTACGTTCGTTCGATGCAGCTCTTGGGGGGATTGGTGGTTGCCCTTTTGCCCCGGGGGCTACCGGAAATGTTGCTACGGAAGATGTTGTGCACATGCTCGATTTAATGGGAATCAACAATGGCATTCATCTACGTGATCTACTGGAAACTGCGAATGAATTGAAGCAAACTGTCGATCATGATCTTGATAGTGCGGTATATCGCGCAGGCCCTTCTCATTCTCGTCTTTCCACACTCAAATAA